gtgtgtgtgttcgtcgtggcccccagttgcaagccaaccattgactcgcaactaggggggtgtgtgtgtgtttgtcgatgGTCCCTAGTTGCAagccgaccatcgactcgcaactaggggtgtgtgtaTTTTTGTATAAAAGTTCAACTTTTTTAAAAAGGAGTGCgcatttttaaaaaatgttcacgtttTCAGGAAATGTTCAGAAGTTTGAAAAGAATGTTCgtatattccaaaaaaataatCTCGATAGCAAAAGATGTTCTCGACAACTGTTTTTCTCGATTAAAAATCAAAAAATTGAAGAAATGTTGGTGAAGTTCTGAAACTGTTCGATCGGCCGCTTGAGAGAGTTTCACGGTGATTAGAATACAGGAGTGCCCAACAGGTACTGTGGCTAGCTGGAGGCGGTCAACATTTTCTTTACGGAAAGCTACAGCCCTACAGGCATTTAACAGTAAGATGTTTTTGTGTTGAATCTGTGCGGCTGCTCTTCCTTTTTGGAGTTTTCCAGCGAAGCATTGTCGACCGGTGTGGAATCGTGTGGCCGGCCCAGCCGGGGGCTCCTTGCGAGGCACGCGGCCCGCAACGCGGGGCAGCTCCCAAAATAAACAAACAAACAAGGCCCAGCCTTTGGAGCGACAAAGAAAATGACGAGCCCGAAGGGAGGAAGCCCGCGGGTGACAAACAATCGACCACAGGACAAACGGATCGATCGAGAGCCATGAATAATAGGATGACGTCATcttagatgtgacataattatgtcacatcttatgtcacatctagatgtgtcctagactaAAAATCGGTTTGGATGGCTACACAACCGTGTCGGAGTCAAAAGTCCGATCCGAGCTAGACTAGCGATCCTCTTTGGGTCTATATATTAGTCGAAGTCCAGCATACCTACGTACGTGAAACCCTCGATCCGCCCGGCCGTCCACCATCGCCGGCGCTCCAAACTCGCGACCAGCACATACACGGATATACGTACGTGCTGCCCCGGCCATCGCCGGCCGATCGCCGCTTCGACCAAGTTCAGGCTTCCAGATGGCGCTGAACGAGAGCCTCGCCAGGTTCCGGCTGCTGCAGGAGAGGAACCAGGCGGCTCTGTCCGCCATCGCCGCAACCAGAACCTCATCATCGTCATGCACCAAGCCGTCCCAGCAGCAACCCGCTCCAACTCCACGGCCGGCAGCCAAGCCATCCCCGCCCGCGCCTGCCGCCGCTGTCGTCAGATTCTCCGATGACACGGCGCGGCTACGGAAGATCAACGAGGTGAGGAGGTCCACGGTCGGGCACCAGATGAAAAACGTGATCGACCTGCTCGACAAGACGAGGGAAGCTCTTACGACGCATCAGATCAACCAATGGACCTACGTCGACATCGACGGCAGCAGGACCCTCGCCGAGAGCCTGAGGAACAACCCCAAGGTGCGCTTCGACGGGCGGCGCTACTCCTACAAGCCCACGCACGACGTCAAGGCCAAAGGCGAGCTGCTGACACTGATCAAGAGCTTCCCGGACGGCCTCCCGGCGTCCGAGGTGGATGACGCGTATCCAGCCGTCTTGGAAGATCTGCAGGCCTTGAAATCCTCGGGCGACGTCTATCTGCTGCCGGGCGAGGGAGGCATCATAGCGTACCCGAACGACGACCCGAGGTCGAAGATCGGGGTGGACACCGAGCTCAAGAAGCTGTTCCACGACATCAAGCTCCCGCGGGAGATGATCGACATCGAGAAGGAGCTCAGGAAGAACGGCGAGAGGCCGGCCACCGATACTATGAAGCGGCGCGCGGCGGAGCAGCTCAATGGCCGGCAGCCCaagccgaagaaggccaagaagaagtcGCGCGGGCTCACCAGCAGGACCAAGCTCACCAACGTTCATCTCCCGTGGCTCATGGACCTGCCTGTGGATTCGAAGGATATCATCTGATGACTGATGGGTGTGTAAATCATGTATGGCACGTGGATTGGAACTTCTGACTCTCTGTTGGATTCTATATATACTCTGCCGTCCCAAGATGCACCGCCTAAGATTTAGGACTGATATTCTCTACTAAAGTTATGGTGTGTTACAACCAAAAGATGTTAAGTGACAAAATGAGCCAAACTCAATTTGCCGGTGCTCTCACTGATTACATCGAAGGTTTCAACAGTCAAGACTGGCTAAGCCAGTCTTTAAATTTGTGGAATACATGGTCGAAAAAATGAACGCGTTACAAGAAAGAGCTTAGATGCCGAGTACACGGCGAAGGTCGATTGCCTCAGCAAGGCTTTGCCGGGTGGCACACGTGGCAAAACCTACTCAACATACATCCTATCAACAAAGTGGAGTTTGTCCTGTGTCGTTTGTCGGCACTCGGCAAAGTCTCTGCTGAGTTAAAAAAAAGACACTCGACAAACAAAAGGGGTAGGCAGAACATGGCGAACAATGCTGGTGCCACATGCAGCTGGTGTTATGGCAAGTGCATGTTCTTTGACACTCGACAAACATTTTGAACATTAACAAAAAAAAAAGACACTTGCGGCTCGCCGACTGTGGCGGAGGTGAACCCTCCCGAAGTAGCAAGAGCATGGCTTGACGACCTATAGTCGAGGGACGACAACATGGCAGGCTGGTGGCCTCCCTGTCGGTCGTCGTCGATGGTGCCTTCGCCCTTGCCAAATATAGAAGGCAAAGGCACGCGTGGCGGCTTGACTGGGCCATGGTCGTCTCACCATTGTGCTTGCTAGCAGCCACACGCGTGGTGATTGGGGGAGGGGTTGCGTGGCAGCGACAGGGTTCCATGGCATGCATGGGAAGGATGAGGCGGCGTGGAGGCGTTCCGTGGCATGCATCGTCTCTCTCCTAGGAGCATCGTTGTGGAGCCCAGGTGTCTCCGGCTTGCCATGCCGCCATCTGATCCTGTGTTGAAGCTTCTTCGGCACTGGTGTGGGACGGTTGCACTTACCTACTTATCTTCTACACGGGTCCTTGTTGACACCACTCTTGGTCCTTGATGTCTGCAGACAGAGGCTCGCTTTGAGCTTCTTTACGCTCTCCGCGGAGAAATGGAGGAAGCAGTCCTGCGGCTGCACCGATGATGGGTGCCCATAGCTGACGATATCCTCCAGTTTGGCGAATGGCAGAGGGATCGGGACACGGCAGCCATCAAGGAACCACCTGCGGTGCACCGGCAGCGGCGAGGAGATGGCGGCATCGTCAGTATCACGACGGCTGATCTCAGACCAGGTGTTGAAGAAATGCCAGAAGGCCGTCCCGTCACCGACCACGTGGTTGAGCGACATGGCGACAAAGACACCGTCGTCGAGCTCGGTGACCTGCGCGGTCAGGACCGGGTGGGAGCCCGCCACGGTGTCCACGCCGAACAGCCCGTCGAGGGGGAAGAAGGACCGGACCGCCACGGGGGTGTACAGCGGCGCGACGACGTCGGCCACGGTGACGCCGGGAGCCACGGCGTGGACGAACTCGGCGCCCTCCATGCTGCAGCGGAGCGATACGGAGATGCTCCCACCCTCCCCGCCCGGCGCGACGACAAGGCGGCCGGCGTAGGGGTAGAAGCGGCCCAGCGCGCGCGCGAAGGACGACGTGAGGCGTTCGACGACAGGGGCGTGGTGACCGTGCTCTCCCGTGGCGGGGGGCTTGGGCAGGAGGACGCCCGTCTGGGTGTACTCCACGGTGATCATCCGGAGGTCCCATGGCGTCAGGTCGATGGTCGTCTCTGCCTCCGACGGCAGCCAAGGCGTCGGCTCCGGCAGGACCATGCGCCGGGACACGATCTGGACGACATGGCTCATCTTGCTTCAGATCGCTCAGTAGCCGGAGTAGTGGAGTGTGTGTCGGCAGAGCAGGACTGGTCGGAGCGCATGCATATGTTCTGCACGGCCGTGGTTCCACTTTCACGTCTTCTTAAATAATCAGAACTTTGGAAAAGGATATTTGGTTGCTTTCTAATCTTTCACTATTTGAGCATGACTGGTCTAAACTGAAATCTTACCGAAACCCGAATTTAATACTCCCACCATCACCATCTGGTTTTAcctttgtctagatacggatatATGAGCGGAGGTTGTACTAGCATATGCCTAGCATGAACTTCACATTGGGCGAAAGATCTTGGCGAGTGTAATGACTTGGCAAGACCCCAGATTACATGATTTTTAAAAAGTTGTACATCGATATAAAAAATAAGTTGTTCGATGTATGCGTGAGCTATTTGTAAGTTGCCTGAAAACTGAATTCGTGTAAGTTGATTTCTCAAAGAGAAGGAAGGGAAACGAGGCGGAGCTCCGACGCCGATTTCTCAAAGAGAAGGTAACAGAGACATCGTGTTTAGGGGGCCGCTGAAACTCCCGCAAAGAGCACCCCTCCAACACGTGACAcatgccttgtgggccccacacAACTCTCCCTCCACCTTATACCCTCTAGAATCCTCTTCCAACCACATCATGTCTTCCTTGAGAAACTCCTTTCTTTGTCTCATTGGCATGGAGTTGGAGCCAACCGACACCACCTCTGCAAGTTTCCTCTGTCACCTCCTCCTCCCATCCCCATGACGGCATTGCCGCTCCCCGCGGGGATGTTACAAGCTAGAGGTGGAGCCGCGTTGAGCTAACTGCTTGGTGTTGTCATCGTCATCGTTGCTAAAGGTGTCTGCAACATGATCCATGTTGTAATTGGTGACTAAAGGCCCATGTGTTCGCAAACATTATGCAAGCTGGAGGTGACTGCCGCATGGTCTATGTTGCAAGCGTCCATCTGCGACTAGACGAGATGATGCGACCTAGATCAATGAGCGCAATATGGTCTATGTTGCAAACGTAGAGCGCAATATGGCCTATGTTGCTAACCGTCGGCCCGCACTAAATAGCTGATTGGATGGATTGTAGCCCGTGAATGCAACAACTCGATGGATCTTTAGTTGGAAACATTCTCGTTCTAGTATACTTTCATGCCACAACATTCTCCTTGCATGATCATGCCATTGGAATTTGTAGTATTCCGCTTGAATCAATCGGCCAAATATAGCTTGAATTAGCTTCTCATCCCACTATTAATTCACTGGGTTTACAAGGTCGTTCATCTTTGATGTAAGATTTTGCATCTCTCGGTGTCATCACTTTCTCTGTCGCACTTGTTGGGATAATGGCATCATCACAGACATGAAATTGAGTACCATCTCCAACTCTCCCTACATAAGCCCCCCCCACCCCGAAACATTGTACTCATGCCAAGATTCTTTGCCAGGTTGAGCGAATTCCCACGTGGGTAGTATTTGGCACGAAGGACTCCTGCACAGAGTGATACGAGTTCTACCTTCAATCTGCAAACCTGTTACGCTAGCATCGCTAAACCGAAACAGTACAAGTCGTGAAAACTCATACCTCCCTTTTCTTTTGGTATGCACGTCTTCCACCGAGCTAGCTAATGGATTTCTTTACCTCCTAGTGATAGCGATTTATCCTTCCATTCCCCAattaacacacacacacacacacactctctttCTCTCTATAATGTTTCctacaagcagtggtagttactaccacttgcgttttgtatgttgtatgtagtatctgtcgaaactgagagtatgtacgtgtagtatgtagtatataacaatgattagctagtatatatactAAGTTTTAGGTAGTATGTACCATTTTTTGAGTATACCCTTTTTATgtacaaatatgtacgtatttcacaaatataacaaaaactatgggctc
The Aegilops tauschii subsp. strangulata cultivar AL8/78 chromosome 3, Aet v6.0, whole genome shotgun sequence genome window above contains:
- the LOC109757126 gene encoding uncharacterized protein; translation: MALNESLARFRLLQERNQAALSAIAATRTSSSSCTKPSQQQPAPTPRPAAKPSPPAPAAAVVRFSDDTARLRKINEVRRSTVGHQMKNVIDLLDKTREALTTHQINQWTYVDIDGSRTLAESLRNNPKVRFDGRRYSYKPTHDVKAKGELLTLIKSFPDGLPASEVDDAYPAVLEDLQALKSSGDVYLLPGEGGIIAYPNDDPRSKIGVDTELKKLFHDIKLPREMIDIEKELRKNGERPATDTMKRRAAEQLNGRQPKPKKAKKKSRGLTSRTKLTNVHLPWLMDLPVDSKDII
- the LOC109757128 gene encoding uncharacterized acetyltransferase At3g50280-like — encoded protein: MSHVVQIVSRRMVLPEPTPWLPSEAETTIDLTPWDLRMITVEYTQTGVLLPKPPATGEHGHHAPVVERLTSSFARALGRFYPYAGRLVVAPGGEGGSISVSLRCSMEGAEFVHAVAPGVTVADVVAPLYTPVAVRSFFPLDGLFGVDTVAGSHPVLTAQVTELDDGVFVAMSLNHVVGDGTAFWHFFNTWSEISRRDTDDAAISSPLPVHRRWFLDGCRVPIPLPFAKLEDIVSYGHPSSVQPQDCFLHFSAESVKKLKASLCLQTSRTKSGVNKDPCRR